One Angustibacter luteus genomic window carries:
- a CDS encoding ABC transporter permease: MRGHLLRFLLTTLSVMLGVAFVAGTFVLSDSLKATFDSISEGSTLGTDVLVRGVEVNQGVADQEDLRQPVPLTEADQIAKVDGVASAHPDLAGTAVLVGKDGTAVRNGGAPSFGFAYHEDGVALKLVKGRAPENKNEIVVESKTLEKSGLGVGSQTKLVVAGSALPVTIVGEQQFAGGQAGQTIVTVYEPAAREWFAPDGMVQSISVRADDGVTQQELRDRIAATLPSGQQAITGAAYTEETKTSFAQGLGFLTTFLTVFAGISLLVGLFIIFNTFSMLVAQRTRELALLRAVGAARGQVIRVVLGEAVVIGLVGGALGLLAGIGLAKGLQLLVGSFGLKIDSGLPVQTSTVVWSLAIGVGVTLVSAILPALRAGRIAPVAAMRDDVALPEKSLRRRGLLGGVGLVIGVAVMVYGVTALEGGDAAKVLGIGAFLTFIGMVVAAPLLSRPVLTVLGAPGAKLSRTVGKIALDNTLRNPRRTATTAISLMIGLALVSAFAVIAATTNASIDKLVDDQVKADFVLSGGNSPFPNSVADQASQLDGVEAVVDQGLVPVKVGDATVTGAGVSGAGLAATVDLAIESGDITSLDQGKMAISHSFATDHDLQVGDQVKATVGVSTDQDLTVGAIYTDSQAIGTPVLVPRELYEKSVPAAQQVSFAAFVKTAPGADLEQVRSELTALVKPQLVISVQDRDEFKAASRSQVNQLLGLLYGLLGLSVIIAALGIINTLALSVFERTREIGLLRAVGMTRRQLRRTIGNEAVLTALFGAVLGTALGLTLGILLQRVLADQGLDVLAVPYVQVLLTFVLAGLVGLVAALWPAWRASKLDVIRAVTAE, from the coding sequence GTGCGGGGGCACCTCCTGCGCTTCCTCCTGACCACGCTGTCGGTGATGCTCGGCGTCGCCTTCGTGGCCGGGACGTTCGTGCTCAGCGACAGCCTGAAGGCGACGTTCGACAGCATCTCGGAGGGCTCCACGCTGGGCACCGACGTGCTGGTCCGGGGCGTCGAGGTGAACCAGGGCGTCGCCGACCAGGAGGACCTGCGCCAGCCCGTCCCGCTCACCGAGGCGGACCAGATCGCCAAGGTCGACGGCGTGGCCTCGGCCCACCCCGACCTGGCGGGAACGGCCGTGCTGGTCGGCAAGGACGGCACGGCGGTCCGCAACGGTGGCGCGCCGAGCTTTGGCTTTGCCTACCACGAGGACGGGGTCGCCCTGAAGCTGGTCAAGGGCCGCGCACCGGAGAACAAGAACGAGATCGTGGTGGAGTCGAAGACCCTGGAGAAGTCCGGGTTGGGCGTCGGGAGCCAGACCAAGCTGGTCGTGGCCGGCTCGGCGCTGCCGGTGACCATCGTCGGGGAGCAGCAGTTCGCCGGCGGTCAGGCAGGGCAGACCATCGTGACCGTCTACGAGCCGGCCGCGCGTGAGTGGTTCGCCCCGGACGGCATGGTGCAGTCGATCAGCGTGCGGGCGGACGACGGCGTCACCCAGCAGGAGCTGCGCGACCGGATCGCCGCCACCCTGCCGTCGGGCCAGCAGGCCATCACGGGTGCCGCCTACACCGAGGAGACCAAGACGTCGTTCGCCCAGGGCCTCGGCTTCCTGACCACGTTCCTCACGGTGTTCGCGGGTATCAGCCTGCTGGTCGGGCTCTTCATCATCTTCAACACGTTCTCGATGCTGGTCGCGCAGCGGACCCGTGAGCTCGCCCTGCTGCGGGCTGTCGGCGCCGCTCGCGGCCAGGTCATCCGGGTGGTGCTCGGCGAGGCCGTGGTCATCGGTCTCGTCGGGGGCGCGCTCGGCCTGCTGGCCGGCATCGGGCTCGCGAAGGGGCTGCAGCTGCTCGTCGGCTCGTTCGGGCTCAAGATCGACAGCGGCCTGCCGGTGCAGACCAGCACGGTCGTGTGGAGCCTGGCCATCGGTGTCGGCGTCACCTTGGTGAGCGCGATCCTACCCGCCCTACGCGCGGGCCGCATCGCACCGGTCGCCGCGATGCGCGACGACGTGGCCCTGCCGGAGAAGAGCCTGCGCCGTCGCGGCCTCCTGGGCGGCGTCGGCCTGGTGATCGGCGTGGCCGTGATGGTCTACGGCGTCACGGCCCTCGAGGGCGGCGATGCCGCGAAGGTCCTCGGCATCGGTGCGTTCCTGACGTTCATCGGGATGGTCGTGGCGGCCCCGCTGCTCTCCCGGCCGGTCCTCACCGTGCTCGGCGCACCCGGGGCGAAGCTCTCTCGCACGGTCGGCAAGATCGCGCTCGACAACACCCTGCGCAACCCGCGCCGCACCGCCACGACGGCGATCTCGCTGATGATCGGGCTGGCGCTGGTCTCGGCGTTCGCCGTGATCGCCGCGACCACCAACGCGTCGATCGACAAGCTGGTCGACGACCAGGTGAAGGCGGACTTCGTGCTGAGCGGCGGGAACTCGCCGTTCCCGAACTCGGTCGCCGACCAGGCCAGCCAGCTGGACGGCGTCGAGGCGGTCGTCGACCAGGGCCTGGTGCCGGTCAAGGTCGGCGACGCGACGGTCACCGGAGCGGGCGTGTCCGGCGCGGGCCTCGCGGCCACCGTCGACCTGGCGATCGAGTCGGGGGACATCACCTCGCTGGACCAGGGGAAGATGGCGATCTCGCACTCGTTCGCCACCGACCACGACCTCCAGGTCGGCGACCAGGTCAAGGCGACCGTCGGGGTGAGCACCGACCAGGACCTGACCGTCGGGGCGATCTACACCGACTCGCAGGCGATCGGCACGCCGGTGCTCGTCCCGCGCGAGCTGTACGAGAAGTCGGTGCCCGCGGCGCAGCAGGTGTCCTTCGCGGCGTTCGTGAAGACGGCACCGGGAGCGGACCTGGAGCAGGTGCGCAGTGAGCTGACCGCGCTCGTCAAGCCACAGCTGGTGATCTCCGTGCAGGACCGCGACGAGTTCAAGGCGGCCAGCCGTTCCCAGGTCAACCAGCTGCTCGGCCTGCTGTACGGGCTGCTCGGGCTGTCCGTGATCATCGCGGCGCTGGGCATCATCAACACCCTCGCGCTGTCCGTCTTCGAGCGGACGCGCGAGATCGGCCTCCTGCGGGCGGTCGGGATGACCCGACGGCAGCTGCGCCGGACGATCGGCAACGAAGCGGTGCTGACCGCCCTGTTCGGAGCGGTCCTGGGGACGGCGCTCGGGCTGACCCTCGGCATCCTGCTCCAGCGGGTGCTCGCCGACCAGGGCCTCGACGTGCTCGCCGTGCCCTACGTCCAGGTGCTGCTGACCTTCGTGCTGGCCGGGCTCGTCGGTCTGGTCGCCGCGCTGTGGCCGGCGTGGCGGGCGTCCAAGCTGGACGTCATCCGCGCCGTCACGGCGGAGTAG
- a CDS encoding PaaX family transcriptional regulator encodes MTTDRATPATRLPSQQPRALIVTVYGLYARETAGWLAVATLVRLLDGVGVEEPAVRSAISRLKRRGVLAARTRAGVAGYELSPAGRAILAEGDQRIFQRVRATVGEGWLLAVFSVPESERRRRHQLRARLTWLGFGTVSAGVWVAPAHLSAETTEVLERHELTEYVDLFRADHLAFGDLRAEVSQWWQLDGLAAMYEDFTAAFAPVLRRWQRRRTTDDGAAFADYVTALTAWRRLPFLDPGLPLDVLPSKWPGARAGHLFEGLTAALAPAAHRHLAAVSSGDVP; translated from the coding sequence GTGACGACCGACAGGGCCACGCCAGCGACCCGCCTGCCCTCGCAGCAACCACGCGCCCTCATCGTCACCGTGTACGGGCTGTACGCCCGCGAGACGGCCGGCTGGCTCGCGGTCGCGACGCTGGTGCGGCTGCTGGACGGGGTCGGAGTCGAGGAGCCCGCCGTCCGCTCGGCGATCTCGCGGCTCAAGCGCCGTGGCGTGCTCGCCGCCCGGACCCGCGCCGGGGTCGCAGGCTACGAGCTCTCCCCCGCCGGCCGGGCGATCCTCGCCGAAGGCGACCAGCGGATCTTCCAACGCGTCAGGGCGACTGTCGGCGAGGGGTGGCTGCTGGCGGTGTTCAGCGTGCCGGAGTCGGAACGGCGACGTCGCCACCAGCTGCGCGCGCGGTTGACCTGGTTGGGCTTCGGGACCGTCTCGGCCGGGGTCTGGGTGGCCCCGGCGCACCTGAGCGCGGAGACCACCGAGGTGCTCGAACGACACGAGCTCACCGAGTACGTCGACCTGTTCCGCGCCGACCACCTCGCGTTCGGTGACCTGCGGGCCGAGGTGTCGCAGTGGTGGCAGCTCGACGGTCTCGCGGCGATGTACGAGGACTTCACCGCCGCCTTCGCGCCCGTCCTGCGCCGGTGGCAGCGGCGACGGACGACGGACGACGGGGCCGCCTTCGCCGACTACGTGACTGCCCTGACCGCGTGGCGCCGGCTGCCCTTCCTCGATCCCGGACTCCCCTTGGACGTATTGCCCAGCAAGTGGCCCGGGGCTCGTGCTGGGCACCTCTTCGAGGGGCTGACGGCGGCCCTGGCGCCAGCGGCCCATCGGCACCTCGCCGCGGTCTCCTCGGGAGACGTGCCGTGA
- a CDS encoding PD-(D/E)XK nuclease family protein, with protein MGDVAGPIAVEAPRVLRAALSPSRAADFMHCPLRYRFRVVDRLAEAPSPAAVRGTVVHSVLERLFDLPAVERTLESARALLQPQWQSLLEATPELGTMFPDDEGEALAEWLRSADELVERWFALEDPTRLEPAERELYVETTLDDGLVLRGYVDRLDVAGDGAMRVVDYKTGRSPSELFEAKALFQMRFYALVLWRTRGVVPRLLQLVYLGDSQILRYEPDESDLLATERKVRALWAAIERAAAAGDWRPNRGRLCEWCDHQAICPAWGGTPPPLPDHAFERALDPAYTGQDAAEAE; from the coding sequence ATGGGTGACGTCGCTGGTCCGATCGCCGTCGAGGCGCCGCGCGTGCTGCGGGCCGCGCTGTCGCCCAGTCGTGCCGCGGACTTCATGCACTGCCCGCTGCGCTACCGGTTCCGGGTGGTCGACCGGCTCGCGGAGGCGCCGTCGCCGGCCGCCGTCCGCGGCACCGTCGTGCACTCCGTGCTCGAGCGGCTGTTCGACCTGCCCGCGGTGGAGCGGACCCTCGAGTCGGCGCGCGCGCTGCTCCAGCCGCAGTGGCAGTCGCTGCTCGAGGCCACTCCCGAGCTCGGCACGATGTTCCCCGACGACGAGGGCGAGGCGCTGGCGGAGTGGCTCCGCTCGGCCGACGAGCTCGTGGAGCGCTGGTTCGCGCTGGAGGACCCCACCCGGCTGGAGCCGGCCGAGCGCGAGCTGTACGTCGAGACCACGCTGGACGACGGCTTGGTGCTGCGCGGGTACGTGGACCGGCTCGATGTCGCCGGGGACGGTGCGATGCGGGTGGTCGACTACAAGACCGGGCGGTCACCGTCCGAGCTGTTCGAGGCCAAGGCCCTGTTCCAGATGCGCTTCTACGCCCTGGTGCTGTGGCGCACGCGTGGCGTGGTCCCTCGCTTGCTGCAGCTGGTCTACCTCGGGGACAGCCAGATCCTGCGGTACGAGCCCGACGAATCGGACCTACTGGCCACCGAGCGTAAGGTGCGGGCGCTGTGGGCAGCGATCGAGCGGGCGGCGGCCGCGGGTGACTGGCGCCCGAACAGGGGCCGGTTGTGCGAGTGGTGCGACCACCAGGCGATCTGCCCCGCGTGGGGCGGGACGCCGCCGCCGCTGCCTGACCACGCGTTCGAGCGGGCGCTGGATCCCGCGTACACGGGTCAGGACGCCGCAGAGGCGGAGTAG
- a CDS encoding site-2 protease family protein: MNQRPGIPIAKVAGIPVYLAPSWFVIALLVVVVFAPQVEVSANLLPPQTYLVAAAYSVILLVSVLVHEFAHALTARAVGLPVQEIVADLWGGHTAFTEQAPDPGRGALVAVVGPVSNAVLAALGWLALPAADGDVVRLLLVAGIYANAFVAVFNLLPGLPLDGGRLVESAVWGATGKRWAGVLVAGWCGRVVAVLVVVWFVVRPLVQGGRPTTFGLVWSVMVAVLLWRGASGAVAAGRVFRAADRLDLGHYLEPAAALPQSTTAWPSQTGHTVAVDELGHPVGLLRAQDARQLAAAPQPPGPNTPLSAVMTVLPSAVVVPADLDGDGVVQALSTQGAHLFIAVDETGRVVGIADSRQLAQALTGRP, encoded by the coding sequence GTGAACCAGCGCCCCGGGATACCGATCGCCAAGGTCGCCGGCATCCCGGTGTACCTGGCGCCGTCCTGGTTCGTCATCGCGCTGCTGGTCGTCGTCGTGTTCGCCCCCCAGGTCGAGGTGTCGGCGAACCTGCTGCCGCCGCAGACCTACCTGGTGGCCGCCGCCTACTCCGTGATCCTGCTGGTCTCCGTGCTCGTGCACGAGTTCGCGCACGCCCTGACCGCCCGTGCCGTCGGGCTCCCGGTGCAGGAGATCGTCGCCGACCTGTGGGGCGGGCACACCGCCTTCACCGAGCAGGCGCCCGACCCCGGCCGCGGGGCGCTCGTCGCGGTCGTGGGCCCCGTCAGCAACGCTGTCCTGGCGGCCCTCGGCTGGCTGGCGCTGCCCGCGGCCGACGGCGACGTCGTCCGACTGCTGCTGGTCGCCGGGATCTACGCGAACGCCTTCGTGGCCGTCTTCAACCTGCTGCCCGGACTGCCGTTGGACGGCGGCCGGTTGGTCGAGTCGGCGGTCTGGGGGGCGACCGGCAAGCGCTGGGCCGGCGTCCTGGTCGCCGGCTGGTGCGGCCGGGTCGTCGCCGTCCTCGTGGTCGTGTGGTTCGTCGTCCGACCCCTGGTGCAGGGCGGTCGGCCGACGACGTTCGGCCTGGTCTGGTCGGTCATGGTCGCGGTGCTGCTGTGGCGCGGCGCCTCGGGCGCGGTGGCGGCCGGCCGGGTGTTCCGGGCAGCCGACCGGCTCGACCTCGGCCACTACCTCGAGCCCGCCGCGGCGCTGCCCCAGTCGACGACGGCCTGGCCCAGCCAGACCGGTCACACCGTCGCGGTGGACGAGCTGGGTCACCCGGTGGGCCTGCTGCGCGCGCAGGACGCCCGCCAGCTCGCCGCGGCACCGCAGCCGCCGGGCCCGAACACCCCGCTGTCCGCGGTGATGACCGTGCTCCCCTCGGCGGTCGTCGTCCCGGCCGACCTCGACGGCGACGGCGTCGTGCAGGCGCTGAGCACACAAGGAGCGCACCTGTTCATCGCTGTCGACGAGACCGGTCGGGTCGTCGGCATCGCCGACTCGCGCCAGCTGGCGCAGGCCCTGACCGGACGCCCGTAG
- a CDS encoding RidA family protein produces MSLQRVNPPELARPSGFAHAVVGEGRVVVLAGQTALDGDGRIVGAGVVEQFEQALTNLLTALRGAGGGPEHLAGLTIYSVDLADYRAHAREIGQVWRRLVGSDYPASAGIGISRLWDDAALVELQGLAIL; encoded by the coding sequence ATGAGCCTGCAACGAGTCAACCCGCCCGAGCTGGCCCGCCCGAGCGGCTTCGCGCACGCCGTGGTGGGTGAGGGCCGGGTCGTCGTGCTGGCCGGCCAGACCGCGCTCGACGGCGACGGCCGAATCGTCGGAGCCGGCGTCGTCGAGCAGTTCGAGCAGGCGTTGACGAACCTGCTCACGGCACTGCGCGGCGCCGGAGGAGGCCCGGAGCACCTGGCCGGACTGACGATCTACAGCGTCGACCTCGCCGACTACCGGGCCCACGCGCGCGAGATCGGTCAGGTCTGGCGGCGGCTGGTCGGCTCGGACTACCCAGCCAGCGCGGGCATCGGGATCAGCCGACTCTGGGACGACGCGGCACTGGTCGAGCTGCAGGGCCTCGCGATCCTGTAG
- a CDS encoding ABC transporter ATP-binding protein: protein MSSVEGSTTTDAVASARGLKKIYGRGEAEVHALDGVDVDFGRERFTAILGPSGSGKSTLMHCMAALDTPTEGSVVIDGVEVAGLKDKALTKLRRDRIGFVFQSFNLVPTLSARENITLPMDIAGTKVDQEWFDTVIDTVGLRDRLHHKPNELSGGQQQRVACARALASKPAIIFADEPTGNLDSRASAEILGFLRRSVDDFGQSIVIVTHDPVSAGYADRALFLADGTIVDEMHEPTADAVLDRMKGFDAVGRRS, encoded by the coding sequence GTGAGTTCGGTAGAGGGAAGCACGACCACGGACGCGGTGGCCAGTGCCCGCGGGCTGAAGAAGATCTACGGGCGGGGGGAGGCGGAGGTGCACGCCTTGGACGGGGTGGACGTCGACTTCGGGCGGGAGCGGTTCACCGCCATCCTCGGGCCCTCGGGGTCCGGCAAGTCGACGCTCATGCACTGCATGGCGGCGCTGGACACCCCGACGGAGGGCAGCGTCGTCATCGACGGCGTCGAGGTGGCCGGCCTGAAGGACAAGGCGCTGACGAAGCTGCGCCGGGACCGGATCGGCTTCGTCTTCCAGTCCTTCAACCTGGTGCCGACGCTGAGCGCGCGGGAGAACATCACGCTCCCCATGGACATCGCGGGCACGAAGGTCGACCAGGAGTGGTTCGACACCGTGATCGACACCGTGGGACTGCGCGATCGCCTGCACCACAAGCCGAACGAGCTGTCCGGCGGTCAGCAGCAGCGGGTGGCCTGTGCGCGGGCGCTGGCCTCGAAGCCGGCCATCATCTTCGCCGACGAGCCGACCGGGAACCTCGACTCGCGGGCCAGCGCCGAGATCCTCGGCTTCCTGCGCCGCTCGGTCGACGACTTCGGTCAGTCGATCGTGATCGTCACGCACGACCCGGTGTCCGCTGGCTACGCCGACCGGGCCCTGTTCCTGGCGGACGGCACGATCGTCGACGAGATGCACGAGCCGACCGCCGACGCGGTCCTGGACCGGATGAAGGGCTTCGACGCCGTGGGGCGGCGGTCCTGA
- the arc gene encoding proteasome ATPase, protein MTEHDSGGRSPADLQRQVRALEDEIAVLRRRVATSPDRVHALEARLSQLQSSLENTSAQNERLVRTLKEARDQIVTLKAEVDRLAQPPSGFGTIVEVGPEGTVDVLTGGRKMRVAVSPTVQEEDLVPGREVLLNEALNVVQARGFERVGEVVQLKEILGEDRVLVVGHADEERVARVADALREHKMRIGDGLLIDSRAGFVYERIPKAEVEELILEEVPDIAYEDIGGLGNQIDQIRDAVELPYLHPELFREHHLRPPKGVLLYGPPGCGKTLIAKAVASSLARKVAELSGQPLGKSYFLNIKGPELLNKYVGETERHIRLIFQRAREKASDGTPVVVFFDEMDSLFRTRGSGVSSDVETTIVPQLLSEIDGVERLENVIVIGASNREDMIDPAILRPGRLDVKIKIERPDAEASRDIFTKYLTSDLPLHEQDVAENGGSRQATVEAMIQRTVERMYSEIDENRFLEVTYANGDKEILYFKDFNSGAMVQNIVDRAKKSAIKDFLTTQQRGIRVEHLLDACVDEFKENEDLPNTTNPDDWARISGKKGERIVYIRTLITGKQGTEPGRAIDTVANTGQYL, encoded by the coding sequence ATGACGGAACACGACTCCGGCGGACGCTCGCCGGCAGACCTGCAGCGGCAGGTTCGCGCGCTCGAGGACGAGATCGCCGTCCTGCGCCGACGGGTGGCCACGTCACCGGACCGGGTGCACGCGCTCGAGGCGCGGCTCTCGCAGCTGCAGTCGAGCCTGGAGAACACGTCGGCGCAGAACGAGCGGCTGGTCCGCACGTTGAAGGAGGCGCGCGACCAGATCGTCACGCTCAAGGCCGAGGTCGACCGGCTGGCCCAACCGCCGTCCGGTTTCGGCACGATCGTCGAGGTCGGCCCGGAGGGCACGGTCGACGTCCTCACCGGGGGGCGCAAGATGCGCGTGGCCGTGAGCCCGACCGTGCAGGAGGAGGACCTCGTCCCCGGCCGCGAGGTGCTGCTGAACGAGGCGTTGAACGTCGTCCAGGCCCGGGGCTTCGAGCGGGTCGGCGAGGTCGTGCAGCTGAAGGAGATCCTCGGCGAGGACCGCGTGCTCGTCGTCGGCCATGCCGACGAGGAGCGGGTCGCCCGGGTCGCGGACGCGCTGCGCGAGCACAAGATGCGGATCGGTGACGGGCTGCTGATCGACTCGCGGGCCGGCTTCGTCTACGAGCGGATCCCCAAGGCTGAGGTCGAGGAGCTCATCCTCGAAGAGGTCCCCGACATCGCGTACGAGGACATCGGTGGGCTGGGCAACCAGATCGACCAGATCCGGGACGCCGTCGAGCTGCCGTACCTGCACCCCGAGCTGTTCCGTGAGCACCACCTGCGGCCGCCGAAGGGCGTTCTGCTCTACGGTCCGCCCGGCTGCGGCAAGACGCTGATCGCCAAGGCCGTCGCGTCCTCCCTGGCGCGCAAGGTGGCCGAGCTGAGTGGCCAGCCGCTCGGGAAGTCCTACTTCCTGAACATCAAGGGCCCCGAGCTGCTGAACAAGTACGTCGGCGAGACGGAGCGGCACATCCGGCTGATCTTCCAGCGGGCTCGCGAGAAGGCCTCGGACGGGACGCCCGTGGTGGTGTTCTTCGACGAGATGGACTCGCTGTTCCGCACCCGCGGTTCGGGCGTCAGCTCGGACGTCGAGACCACCATCGTCCCGCAGCTGCTGTCGGAGATCGACGGCGTGGAGCGGCTCGAGAACGTGATCGTCATCGGCGCGTCCAACCGCGAGGACATGATCGACCCGGCGATCCTGCGCCCGGGACGCCTGGACGTGAAGATCAAGATCGAACGTCCGGACGCCGAGGCCTCGCGCGACATCTTCACCAAGTACCTGACGTCGGACCTGCCGCTGCACGAGCAGGACGTCGCGGAGAACGGTGGGTCTCGTCAGGCCACGGTCGAGGCGATGATCCAGCGGACGGTCGAGCGGATGTACTCCGAGATCGACGAGAACCGCTTCCTCGAGGTCACGTACGCCAACGGCGACAAGGAGATCCTCTACTTCAAGGACTTCAACTCCGGAGCCATGGTGCAGAACATCGTGGACCGGGCCAAGAAGTCTGCGATCAAGGACTTCCTCACCACGCAGCAGCGTGGCATCCGGGTGGAGCACCTGCTGGATGCGTGCGTGGACGAGTTCAAGGAGAACGAGGACCTGCCCAACACGACGAACCCGGATGACTGGGCTCGCATCTCCGGCAAGAAGGGCGAGCGGATCGTGTACATCCGTACCCTGATCACCGGCAAGCAGGGCACCGAGCCCGGACGGGCCATCGACACCGTCGCCAACACGGGCCAGTACCTCTGA
- a CDS encoding tRNA (adenine-N1)-methyltransferase — MTTATGASRRRGPFAVGDRVQLTDPKGRLHTITLLPGRQFHTHAGWFAHEALIGEPEGSVVTNTSGVQYLALRPLLSDYVLSMPRGAAVVYPKDAGQVVAMADIFPGATVVEAGVGSGALTMSLLRAVGDTGHLLSIERRPDFADIARGNVEEFFGAPHPAWRLEVGNFQDDLPRLVEPGSVDRIVLDMLAPWECLDAAAEALAPGGVLVAYVATVTQLSRVTETARDHGCFTEPAAWESLVRGWHLEGLAVRPQHRMVGHTGFLVTTRRLADGVTPPERRRRPAKGTSDDEWTAEDLGERPISDKKVRRVRRDIGVSGTVEESTSG; from the coding sequence ATGACCACCGCCACCGGCGCCAGCCGACGCCGAGGTCCGTTCGCCGTCGGCGACCGGGTGCAGCTCACCGACCCCAAGGGTCGCCTGCACACCATCACCCTGCTGCCTGGGCGCCAGTTCCACACGCACGCCGGCTGGTTCGCCCACGAGGCCCTGATCGGTGAGCCCGAGGGCAGCGTCGTGACCAACACCTCCGGTGTCCAGTACCTCGCCCTGCGGCCGCTGCTCTCGGACTACGTGCTGTCCATGCCCCGCGGGGCGGCGGTGGTCTATCCCAAGGACGCCGGGCAGGTCGTGGCCATGGCCGACATCTTCCCCGGCGCGACCGTGGTCGAGGCGGGCGTCGGCTCCGGGGCGCTGACCATGTCGCTGCTGCGCGCGGTCGGTGACACCGGCCACCTGCTCAGCATCGAGCGGCGCCCGGACTTCGCGGACATCGCCCGGGGCAACGTCGAGGAGTTCTTCGGCGCCCCGCACCCGGCCTGGCGGCTCGAGGTCGGCAACTTCCAGGACGACCTGCCACGGCTCGTCGAGCCCGGCAGCGTCGACCGCATCGTGCTCGACATGCTCGCCCCGTGGGAGTGCCTGGACGCTGCGGCCGAGGCGCTCGCCCCCGGTGGCGTCCTGGTCGCCTACGTCGCCACCGTGACGCAGTTGTCCCGCGTGACCGAGACGGCCCGGGACCACGGGTGCTTCACCGAGCCGGCGGCGTGGGAGTCGCTGGTGCGGGGTTGGCACCTCGAGGGGCTCGCGGTCCGGCCCCAGCACCGGATGGTGGGTCACACCGGCTTCCTCGTGACGACCCGCCGCCTGGCCGACGGCGTGACGCCGCCCGAGCGGCGCCGGCGTCCCGCGAAGGGCACCTCGGACGACGAGTGGACGGCCGAGGACCTGGGCGAGCGACCGATCTCCGACAAGAAGGTTCGTCGCGTGCGACGTGACATCGGCGTTTCAGGGACGGTCGAGGAGTCAACCTCGGGTTAG
- a CDS encoding HAD family phosphatase, translating into MPPESALPAAVLWDMDGTLVDTEPYWIAEEHDLVEQHGGTWTAEHAKALVGNDLRVSARYIQEHGDVPLGEDEIVDVLLGGVVRRLGAHVPWRPGALDLLAALADRGIPCALVTMSWTALADTFLASAPADTFAVVVTGDRVERGKPHPDPYLRAAELLGVPAGRCVAIEDSVTGVTSAEAAGVPTLAVPHVVPVPAAPGRSRAHSLAEITVADLGRIAAGETIDLLP; encoded by the coding sequence ATGCCACCTGAGTCCGCGCTCCCCGCGGCGGTGCTGTGGGACATGGACGGCACGCTGGTCGACACCGAGCCGTACTGGATCGCGGAGGAGCACGACCTCGTCGAGCAGCACGGTGGCACCTGGACGGCCGAGCACGCCAAGGCGTTGGTCGGGAACGACCTGCGGGTGTCGGCGCGCTACATCCAGGAGCACGGAGACGTCCCGCTGGGCGAGGACGAGATCGTCGACGTGCTGCTCGGTGGCGTGGTGCGTCGGCTGGGCGCCCACGTGCCGTGGCGGCCGGGCGCGCTCGACCTGCTGGCGGCCCTGGCGGACCGCGGCATCCCGTGCGCCCTCGTGACGATGTCCTGGACGGCCCTGGCCGACACCTTCCTGGCCTCGGCGCCGGCGGACACGTTCGCCGTCGTCGTGACGGGTGACCGGGTCGAGCGCGGCAAGCCGCACCCCGACCCCTACCTGCGCGCAGCCGAGCTGCTCGGGGTGCCCGCCGGCCGGTGCGTCGCGATCGAGGACTCCGTGACCGGCGTGACGTCCGCGGAGGCGGCCGGGGTCCCGACCCTGGCGGTCCCGCACGTCGTGCCCGTGCCGGCGGCCCCGGGGCGATCCCGGGCGCACTCGCTCGCCGAGATCACCGTGGCCGACCTCGGTCGGATCGCGGCGGGGGAGACGATCGACCTGCTGCCCTGA
- a CDS encoding SDR family NAD(P)-dependent oxidoreductase, protein MPVPESSDRVALVTGAGRGIGRAVAIALSRQGLRVALTARSAAELAETAQACPADTLVVPADLLDLSGVDQVFDQVEDAWGPVTDLVLNAGTSGSARIERTSDEDWQHTLDLNLTAPFRCVRRAVPAMRASGNGRIVAIASVAGKVGEPYIAAYTASKHGLLGLVRSAAAELAGDGVTVNAVCPGYVDTPMTDATVRAIAAATGRTPEQARDALARKQPTGRLVTPDEVADVVLLCLANPSITGQAINVDGGAVQS, encoded by the coding sequence GTGCCTGTGCCTGAGTCGTCGGACCGCGTCGCCCTGGTCACCGGTGCGGGCCGGGGGATCGGACGTGCGGTGGCCATCGCACTGAGCCGCCAGGGTCTGCGAGTCGCCCTCACCGCCCGCAGCGCGGCAGAGCTGGCCGAGACCGCGCAGGCCTGCCCCGCCGACACGCTCGTGGTGCCCGCGGACCTGCTCGACCTGAGCGGGGTGGACCAGGTGTTCGACCAGGTCGAGGACGCCTGGGGTCCGGTGACCGACCTGGTGCTCAACGCCGGGACGTCGGGCTCGGCCCGGATCGAGCGCACGAGCGACGAGGACTGGCAGCACACCCTCGACCTCAACCTGACGGCTCCGTTCCGCTGCGTGCGGCGGGCGGTCCCCGCGATGCGGGCGAGCGGCAACGGTCGGATCGTCGCCATCGCGTCGGTGGCAGGCAAGGTGGGGGAGCCCTACATCGCCGCCTACACCGCCAGCAAGCACGGACTGCTGGGGCTGGTCCGCTCCGCGGCCGCCGAGCTGGCGGGGGACGGCGTGACCGTGAACGCGGTCTGCCCAGGCTACGTCGACACCCCGATGACCGACGCCACGGTGCGCGCGATCGCGGCCGCCACGGGCCGGACGCCGGAGCAGGCCCGGGACGCGCTCGCCCGCAAGCAGCCGACGGGTCGGCTCGTCACCCCCGACGAGGTCGCGGACGTCGTCCTGCTGTGCCTGGCCAACCCCTCGATCACCGGGCAGGCGATCAACGTCGACGGAGGAGCGGTCCAGTCATGA